A portion of the Pomacea canaliculata isolate SZHN2017 linkage group LG13, ASM307304v1, whole genome shotgun sequence genome contains these proteins:
- the LOC112553544 gene encoding nucleotide triphosphate diphosphatase NUDT15-like: protein MFANGVYLRTGQIIGYKSRRHILILRMASCMIQRERPKVGVGVFVMSSKHPNCVLVGRRKGLHGAGKYALPGGHLEFGESWEECGQREVEEETGMRLVGIRYSTVVNAVVPTENYHYITLFVQGHVDLQHMADPTNLEPDKCEGWNWVDWDRFLPLEDLFEPLRLVRLQGYNPFTAQTSLHLV, encoded by the exons ATGTTTGCTAACGGAGTCTATTTGAGAACAGGACAGATTATCGGTTACAAGTCACGTAGGCACATACTCATTCTGAGAATGGCTAGCTGTATGATTCAAAGAGAGCGACCGAAAGTTGGCGTTGGTGTATTTGTCATGAGTTCAAAACATCCAAACTGTGTCCTAGTAGGTCGAAGAAAAGGTTTACATGGGGCAGGAAAGTATGCATTGCCAGGAGGGCACCTTGAATTCGG GGAAAGCTGGGAAGAATGTGGCCAGCGAGAAGTGGAAGAAGAGACAGGCATGAGACTGGTGGGGATACGCTACTCCACAGTTGTTAATGCTGTAGTCCCCACTGAGAACTATCACTACATCACTCTGTTCGTACAGGGTCATGTAGACTTGCAGCACATGGCTGATCCTACTAATCTTGAACCTGATAAATGTGAAG GTTGGAACTGGGTGGACTGGGACAGGTTTCTTCCTCTGGAAGACCTGTTTGAGCCTCTGAGACTAGTTAGACTGCAAGGCTACAACCCCTTCACTGCACAAACTTCTCTTCATCTTGTGTAG